One Petrotoga sp. 9PW.55.5.1 genomic window carries:
- the rplI gene encoding 50S ribosomal protein L9 — translation MKVLLIQDVPKLGKKGEVKEVSDGYARNFLIRKNLAVEATSGKLKHLETIKNIEDQKKENIKKSSEDILAKLKGKKIQIKAKSGEKGKLFGAITAQNISDKITEVIGEKFDKTWIDQKVNIKELGIYSLKLKLPQGVRGEIKVEVLPEE, via the coding sequence ATGAAGGTATTGCTAATTCAAGATGTGCCAAAACTCGGGAAAAAGGGAGAGGTTAAAGAAGTTTCTGATGGGTATGCTAGAAATTTCCTAATTCGTAAGAACTTGGCTGTCGAAGCTACAAGCGGAAAGCTAAAACATTTAGAAACAATAAAAAATATAGAGGATCAAAAAAAAGAAAACATAAAAAAGAGTAGCGAAGATATTTTGGCAAAATTAAAGGGTAAGAAAATTCAAATAAAAGCAAAATCTGGAGAAAAGGGGAAGTTATTTGGAGCGATAACCGCTCAGAATATTTCTGACAAAATAACCGAGGTTATAGGTGAAAAATTTGACAAAACATGGATAGATCAAAAAGTCAACATTAAGGAATTAGGAATCTATTCATTAAAATTGAAGCTTCCTCAAGGAGTGAGAGGAGAGATAAAGGTTGAAGTTTTACCTGAAGAATAA